The window GGCGGGGTCGGCCCGGATCTCACGGCCGTTTCGGGCCGATTCAACGTCCATGACCTGCTCGAATCGATGGTCGAGCCGAGCAAGGTGATCAGCGACCAGTACGCCGCCGTCGTCATCGCCAAGACCGACGGCCAGGTGGTCACGGGCCGCGTGGGCAACGTCTTCGGCGACACCCTGAGCGTCGTCGAGGACATGTTCGACCCGGGCCACTTCACCAACGTGAAGCGTGCGGACATCGACGAGATGAAGGCGTCGCCGATCTCGCAGATGCCCGTCGGCCTGCTTTCGAGCCTCACGGAGGACGAGATCCAGGACCTCGTGGCGTTCCTCCTCGTCCGCAGCGATGCCCGGGGCGCTCCACCTCGGCCGTGAGTGCCCCGGCGCATCCGTCGCATGGGAGGGCTATAATCCGCGCTCAGGACCGGGGAATGTCCAACCCGGCCAGGAGCAAACGGCTCTGGCCCTCCTTCACGATCTCTTCGAGGATATCGCCATGAGATACGCCCTGGCGTCCGTCGCCGCGTTCGTCGCGCTGTCGCTCCCCGCTTCCGCCCAGGACCGGTCGCACCGGCTCTTCAACGGCCGCGACCTGTCGGGGTGGAAAGCGATCTCCGACAAGGAGAACGCCGACGCGGCCGCCACCTGGAGCGTCGTCGACGGCGTGCTCAAATGCACCGGCGAGCCGGCCGGGTATCTCAAGACCGACGACGAGTACAGCGACTACGTCCTGTCGCTGGAGTGGCGCTGGCCGAAGGGGAGCAAAGGGGGGAACAACGGGGTCCTCGTGCATACCTCCACCCCCCGGGCGCTCGGCGTCTGGCCCAAGTCGATCGAGGTGCAGCTCTATGCGGGCAACGCGGGCGACCTATGGGTGATCGGCACCGACCTCGACGTCCCCGACGAGGCGAGCCGCAAGGAGGATCGTCGGCACAAAAACCTGACCGACGGCTCCGAGAAGCCGATCGGCGAGTGGAATCGCATGGAGATCACCTGCGAGGGCTCCACGATGCGGGTGAAGGTGAACGGCGATCTGGTCAATGAGGCGACCAACTGCACCGTCTCGCGGGGCGCGATCAGCCTGCAGTCCGAAGGGACGCCGATCGAGTTCCGCAACATCGTGATCACCCCGTTGAAGCCCTGAAGGCGTTCGCGAGCGATCTCGACCTCAGGCCGCACCGTCCTCGTCGTCCTCTCGGGAAGACGATTCTCCGGTGCGGCCTTTCTTCGGGTCTTGATCCCGCGTCGAGGGAGCATCGCGATGGGGCGGGACCTGGCCGGCCGCCTCGACGACCATTCCCTCGTCGGCCGGTTCCATCCGCTGACCGCTGGCCCCCGCCATGCCGGTCTGACTGGTCTTCTCCTCGCTCGCCATCCTGCACCTCCTTTGCAATCGAGATCGCCTGAGTTCCCTGCTCGACCATGTGCGATTCGCGTGCCAGGGTGCATCGACGGAGTTTTCTCGAACCGCCTAGACGTTCGCGGGTTCGTCGGGTGTTCGCCAACCCGGCCGCGATTCCCTAGAATGAGGGTCGGAAGCGGGTCGTGGACGCTCGCGGCGCAGGGGCGAGACGAATCATGCAGCCGAACCAGGAAGAGAAGCCCTCCCCTCCCCCTCCCGGCGACGAAGAATGGACGCGAGATAGCGAGGAAGTCCGGACGAGCGAGGCTCGCTTCCGCAACCTGTTCCGCTCGATGGACCAGGCGTCCTGCGTCGTCGAGATCCTGTTCGACGGCTCCGGCAAGGCCGTTGATTTCCGGTTCCTCGAAGCCAACCCGGCGTTCGAGAGGCATACCGGACTCAAGGACGTGGTGGACCGGACGGTGCGGGAGCTGGCGCCGGGGCTCGAAGATTTTTGGTTCGAGACCTATGGTCGAGTCGCCGAGAGTGGCGAGCCGGCTCGGTTCGAGAGGATCTCGGAGCGACTGGGAGGCCGCTGGTTCCACGTCGACGCCTTCCGGCTCGGCGGCCCGGATTCCCGCCAGGTCGCCATCATGTTCAGCGACGTCAGCGACCGCAGGAGGGTCGAGGGAGAATTGCGGCAGAGCGAGGAGCGGCATCGGAGCATCCTCGAGAGCATCACCGACGGCTTCTTCGCCGTGGACCGGGATTGGCGGTTCACCTACGTCAACCCGCAGTTCGAGCGCATCCTCGACCAGTCCGCGGGCGACGTCCTGGGCGAGTCCCTCTGGGTCCTGTACCCGGGCCTCGCCGAGAGCGAATTCGGGGAGATCTATCGCCGGGTCGCGGCCACCCGCGTGGCCGAGTCGGCTACCGCGCACTACGCGGACTTCGACCGCTGGTTCGAGTTCAACGCCTACCCGGCGGTCGACGGCCTGTCCGTCTACTTCCGGGACGTCACCGACCGCATGCTGGCGGAGCAGGCGCTGCGAGCCAGCGAGCGACGATTCCGAGAATTGGCCGACGCCGCCCCGGCCATCCTCTGGGTGACCGAACCCGACGGCCGGTGCACGTTCCTCTCGCGCGGCTGGCACGAGCTCACCGGCCAGGCCGAGGAGGAGGCCCTGGGGATCGGGTGGGTCGACGCCTTGCATCCCGAAGACCAGGTCGCGTCGGGACGCGCCTTCCTCGCCGCCAACGAGCGGCGCCAGATGTTCCGGTGTGAGTATCGCGTCCGCCGCCCGGACGGGTCGTACCGCTGGGCCCTCGACGTCGGCCGCCCGCGGTTCGCGTCGGACGGCTCGTTCCTCGGGTTCGTGGGATCGGTCATCGACGTCCACGAACGGAAGCTGGCCGAGGAGGAGACGCGGCGGCTCGACGCCCGGGTCAACCTGGCTCTCGACTCCGCCCGGCTGGGCACCTGGAACATCGATCCCGCCACGGAAGCGTTGGAGACCGACGACCGGTTCCGGGCCATCTTCGGCGTTGCCGGCGACCATTGTTCATACCAGGACGCCGTCGCCATCGTCCACCCGGACGACCGGGCTCGGGTCCTCGAGGCGATCCTGGCCTCGACGCGCCCCGACGACCCGCAGCCGTACTCGCTCGAATATCGGGTCGTCCACGCCGACGGCTCGGTCCGGTGGGTCTACGTCGAGGGCCGCTCTAATTTCACGGGCGAGGGGTCGGGCCGACGGCTCGCGAGCTTCGACGGCACGATCGCCGACGTCACGGAAAAGAAACGCGCCGAGGACGAGCGCCGAGAGCTGACGGCCCGGATCGGGCTCCAGGCGCGGATCTTCGACACCGCCCTCTCGAACTCGCCCGACTTCATCTACACCTTCGATCTGGCCGGCCGGTTCACCTACATCAACCGAGCCCTGCTGGCCCTCTGGGGCAAGACTTCCGACGAGGCCGTCGGCAAGAACTTTTTCGACCTGGATTACCCGATCGACCTTGCCGCGAGACTCCAGCGGCAGATTCAGCAGGTCGTCGCCACCAGGGCCCACGTGCGGGACGAAACGCCTTATACGAGCGCGGCGGGAGAGCGGCGCTACGACTACATCTTCGTTCCGGTCCTCGCCCCGGACGGGACGGTGGAAGCCGTCGCGGGCTCGACGCGCGACGTCACCGAGCGGACCCAGGCCGAGGAAGCGACCCGGAAACGGGCGCTCCAGCTCCAGAAGCTCGCCGAGATCGCCACGCGCGTGAACGCGGCCCACGACGTGAGTTCGGTCGTGGGCGTGGTGACCGAGGAGGCCAGGCTCCTGATCGGGGCCCGGCAGGCGGCGACGTGCATGGTGCTGGGCACGCACCACCCCTACCCTCTCAACGTCGTCTCGACGGCGACGAATCGGTCCTACGCGGCCGAAGAGCCCGGCATCCTCGGCGCCGACCTCTACATGGTGGTGAACGCCGAGAATCGGCCCGTCCGGCTGACGCAGGACGAACTGGAGCACGACGCGCGGTGGCGAATCCTCCAAAAGGTCGCGCTGGTGAAGCCCAGCGGAGGCGGCTGGCTGGCCGCTCCGCTATTGGGCCGGAACGGGAGGAACCTGGGGCTGCTCCAGCTCGCGGACAAGCTCGACGGCGAGTTCACCGCCGACGACGAGGCCATGCTCGTGCAGCTCTCGCGACTCGCGGCCATCGCCGTCGAGAACGCCCGGCTCTATCAGGAACTCCGCAGCAACGACGCCCGCAAGGACGAGTTCCTGGCGATGCTCGCCCACGAGTTGCGGAACCCGCTCGCGGCCATCGGCAATGCGGTGAAGGTGACCACGAAGAGCGGCCTCAAGGAGCACATCGACTGGTCGATGGAAGTCATCACGCGGCAGATGCAGCACCTCTCGCGGCTCATCGACGACCTCATGGACGTGTCCCGCATCACCCGAGGCAAGATCGAGCTGCGCCGCTCCGTCATGGAGATCACCCCGATCCTGGAGAGCGCGGCCGCCACGGTCCGGACGCTCGTCGACGAGCGGAAGCACACCCTCGAACTCGACGTCGAGCGGGCCGGACTCTGGGCCGACGTCGACCCGACCCGTATGGAACAGGTGGTGGTGAACCTGCTGAACAACGCCGCCAAGTACAGCGACGACGGCGGCCGCATCCGGCTCTCGGCTCGGTCCGAACTGGACGAGGTCGTCGTCGCCGTCACGGACCGAGGCGTGGGCATCCCGCCGGAGAAGATCCCCGAGATGTTCGAGCTGTTCGCCCAGGGCGACCGTTCCCTGGCCCGCTCCGAGGGGGGGTTGGGCATCGGGCTAACCGTGGTGAAGAAGCTCGTCGAGATGCACGGCGGCACGGTCACGGCCCACAGCGCGGGGGCCGGCGAGGGGAGCGAATTCGTCATCCGCCTGCCCCGTGCTAGGTGGACGCCCGAAGCGTCGCGATCCGCCGACGCCGCGAGGGCGGAGACCGGTCGGAAGGTCCGCATCCTCGTGGTCGACGACAACGTGGACACGGCCTGGGGCATGGCGATGCTGCTGGAACTTTTGGGGCACCAGGTGGCGACGGCCCACAGCGGCCCTGCCGCCATCGAGGCGGCGACGGCGACCCCCCCGGACTTCATCCTCCTCGACATCGGCCTCCCGGGCATGAGCGGCTACGAGGTCGCCTCGCGGCTGCGGCGGGAGGCGTGCTGCAAGGACGTCGTCATCGTCGCCGTATCCGGCTACGGCCAGGACGAAGACCGCCGACGTTCGAAAGCCGCCGGCTTCGATCACCACCTGACAAAGCCCCTGGACCACGACGCCCTGCTCGCCTTACTCGCCGATTGACGACCTTCGGGATCGGGAGCGAGTTCGTCGGTCGGGGAAGAAGGCGGACTCCCGCCCGCCTTCTTCGAGGATCGAGGTTTCGTCTCGGTCAGGCGACCTGGTCCATCGTCACGGCCGACTTGGCGTCGACGGAGGCGCGAACGAGCAGGCACGAGAGGACCGCCGCGCGGCCGTGCTCGACGGTGCAGACGGGCTCGCTGCGGGTGCGCACCGAGTTGACGAAGGCCTTGAGCGCGAGCAGCGTGTTATTCGTCTCGGGGCCGCCCAGGACCTGGTCGGCCTTCTTCAGGTCGGGCCGGTACGAGAACGTGCCCGTGCCGAAGTCGACCCCCCCCTTGACGCCGATCAGGCGGGTGAACTCCTCGTTGAACTTGGTCGGCGCGACCCAGCTGTGGATGATGTTCACGAACACGTTGCCGGGGTATTCGACGACGCCCGCGTAATAGTCGTGGACGTCGCGGTCGGCCTGGCGGTCGCGGAAGAGGTCGTCGCGGCCCATCGCCATGGCGCGTACCGGCGGGGCGTTCACGGCCCAGTTGAGGACGTCCCAATTGTGCACGGCCTGCTCGACGATCCAGTCGCCCGAGCGCCTGCGCTGGCCGAACCAGCCGAGCAGCGGTCCCCACGAGTTCGACCAGAGGATCCGCCCCTCGACGAGGTCGCCGATCTCGCCGCGGTGCACGGCGGCGATCGGCTCGATGAAGTGGGGGTCGGCCCGGCGCTGGTGGCCGACCTGGACGATCTGCTTGCTCTCCCGCGCCGCCTTGACCACGGCGTCCAGGTCGGAGCGGCTGAGGCACATCGGCTTCTCGCCATACAGGTCCTTGCCGGCGGCGATGGCGTCGAGATAGCAGCGGGCGTGCAGGTCGCACGGGATGGCGCTGACGATGGCGTCGAGGCCGTCCTTCGCGAGCAGCTCCTTCCAGGTGCCGTCGGTGGTGCCGGCCGGGCGTTTCTGGCCGGCGTTCTCGACGGCCTTGAGTCCCCGTTCCAGGCGCTCGCCGTCCACGTCGCAGATCGCTCGGACGGAGACGCCCGGGATCTGCAGAAGGTTCTGCAGCAGCACCGAGCCCCGATTGCCCACGCCGATCAGGCCGACGCCGATCGTGTCGCCCGCGCCGCGGGCGGCCGCCGCAGCCCCGAGGAGGGGCGCCGACGTGAGGGCTCCGGCGGTCGCGCCGAGGAAGGTTCGTCTCGGGATGCTCATCATCGCAGGTTCTCCCGCCGAGACGGCCCGCACGCGAGCCTCCCGAAGCGCGGGACGGCCTCGTCGGCGCTCGTCCGACCGCCGTATTCGACCCGATCCGCCGGCGCGTCGCAAGATGATACCGGGCCGCGACGGCGCCCTCCCCGCTCCGCAGGGTTCTCGCCGACTTGTCGTCAAACCGGTGGACGACACGCGAGAGACCGCCGCGAACCGCGGCCATGCCGTGCCGATCAGAAGCGGGTGAAGTTCCGATCGTGGGCCTGTTCCTGGTCCTCGTCGAGCTGGATGACGACGCCCGCGCCGGGGGAGTCGGGCGGGGCGGCGGGCTCGGCGTCGCGATCCTGGGCCGGCGTCTCGCGACGTCGGGGCGGGCCGGGCTGTCGGACGAGGGTCGACGGTCGAGCCGGCGCACGGCGTTGCTGCGTCGCGTCCTGAGTGGTCGGAGCGGGTCGTCGATCCGCCTCGACCGAGCCGAGCATCTCCTTGAGCGCGGCGGCCTGGCCCGCCATCGAGGTGGCCGCCGCCGCCAGGTCGACGCTGGCGCCGGCGTTGAGCTGGACGACCTCGTCGAGCTGGCTGACGCCGATGTTGATCTCGTGGGTCGAGGTGCGTTGCTGCTGGGACTCGGCGGCGATCTCCTGCACCAGCTCGGCGGTCCGGCGGATCTTGGGGACGACCTGATCGAGCAGCCGGCCCGCGTCCTCGGCGATCTTCACGCTCGTCACGGCGATGTGGTCGATCTGGAGCGCCGCGAGCTTGCTCTGGTCGGCCAGCTTGTTGACCTCGCTGGCCACGACGGCGAATCCCGCCCCATGCTCGCCGGCGCGGGCCGACTCGATGGCCGCGTTGAGGGCGAGCAGGTTCGTCTGCGACGCGATGCCCTCGATGATCCGGATCTGCTCGGCGATCTGCATGATCGCCTTGACGGTCTCCTTGACGGCCTTGCCGCCGATCTCGGCCATGGCTCGGGCGTCGTCGGCCGACTGGGACGTCTGGCGGGCGTGGTCGGCGTTCCGCTTCACGGCGGCGTCGACCGACTTCAAGCTGCCCGCGATCTGCTCGATCGTCCCCGCCTGCTCCGTCGCCCCCTGGGCGAGCTGTTCGGCACGGATCTCGAGCTGCGTGCTCGTCTCCAGCAACGAGCCCGACGCCGACTGGATGTTGGACACGATCCGGATCAGCCGCCGTCCGAACGCGAAGTAGAGGAGGCCGATCAACGTCAGTGAGCCCAGCCCGACCGCCAGGGTCAAGCTCTGCAGGTTGTAGATCGCGTCGTAGGCGTCGGCCCTGGGGACCACGACGAGGCAGGTGTAGGCGCTGGCCTGGTCGCCCTCCTCGCGGAACTCGCCCTGGGTATAGCCCACCACTTCCGCACCCACGTGACCTTCGACCTCGATCACTCCAGTCGCCCCCCGCTTCGCCGCCTCGGCCGAAGGGGAGCGCAACGGCTCGATGCTCTCGACGTAGAGCGCGTCCACCTCGCGCCCCTCGACCAGCCCCAGGCCCTCGCTCAAGCCCGACCGCGCCACGATCACCTTGTGGTCGGGGCCGACCAACGCCATGCGGGCCGTCGGGGGCAGCTCATACTCGCGCAGGATGCGATCGAACATCCGGCCGATCAGCTCGATCGGCGGCTTGGCTCGATCAAAGGTCACCGGCGTGGCTTCCTTGCCCACGTCCAGGGGCGACCGCTCGAGCGCGGCCAGCACGAACATCGACGCCCGCCGGATCGCACGCGCCTGGCGAAACTTCATCGTCTCGCTCGCCCGATAGGCCACCCACATCGTGGCCAGCAGCGGCAATGCACCGAAGATCAGGAAGGCCAGCAACAGCTTGAAACGCAGGGGCAATCTCACGGAGAACCTCTCGATTCGATCCGACAGCTTCGTCGAACACGACCATCGCCGATCTTGATAAATTGGGCGGCCTGCGTCGATTATACCATGAACTTTTGAGCGAAGAATTGATCCTCGTGACTCCGTCGTCATGCGCGAAGAACGATCCGACCGGATTCCATCCATCAGCCGCGCCGCCGGGATTACGGGCGGACCTGGAAGCGCCGATAGTGCGACCAGGCGACGTGGGTCTCGGCTTCGCCGTCGACGCGGCTCACGACGAGCGTGGTCGCGGCGTCGACCTGGTTGGCGACGAAGACGCGGATCTTGACCGATCGACCCTGGGAGTCTTCCAGCCTCGAGACCGCGCCCGCGTCGCGTCTGGCCGCATCGGCCTTGCCGGGCTCCGGCTCGGTCGTCCCGAGCTTCTCGGCGTAGAAGGCCGCCACCTTATCGAAGGGATCGGGAGTCACGAGGACCGTCGTGCATTTGATGGACTGGACCTTCGGGTCGCCGCCGTCACTCATCGTCGCACCGTCGACCATCCGGGAGCCAGGATACTGCCACTCGGAAAGCACTCCCAGGAGCGTGATATCGCCCGGCGGGGCGGCGTTCAGCGATCTCGCCTGATGAAGCGCCGGGACACCGAGGGCCAGGAGTGCGAGCGCCGACCCGACCAGTCGCCGATGGTTCTTCATCGCAGAAGGCCTCCAGAATTGGTGGACGAGTCGTGGCGAATGAGGACACCGCCCCGTTTAGACTGACGACGTTCCTTAGCCCGATTTCTTAGCATCGCGGCGCGACGAATTCGAGTCCGCAAGCCACAAGTCTCCCCGCCAATTTCGATTCCTGGTTCTCCGGGATATCGCGATTGCGCCGATCGCGCAAAGGTGGGGATGAAAGGATGTACGGATTTCGTGGGAAAAACGGGACGGAATCGATTCGAGTGATACAATCCTCGTTAGATCGACCACCTGGAGCGACGCATCGAGGCCGCAATGAGCCAGCAAACCGGACCATCCCCCAAAGTGGCGCGAAGCGATAACCCGGTCTTGCAGTTCGTCGGGTTCCGCCTCGGCGAAGAGGACTACGCGATCGCGATCACGAAGATCCAGGAGATCATCCTGATGAAGCCGATCACGCGGCTCCCTCAGGCGCCCCACTTCATCGAAGGGCTGATCAACTTGCGGGGCTCGGTGATCCCGGTCGTCAGCCTGCGCAAGCGGTTCGGCCAGCCGGCCCGCGACTTCGACGAGGAGACGCGGACGATCGTGGTGAACGTCCAGGACAAGACGGTCGGCTGCATCGTCGACGCGGTCACCCAGGTCATGCGGATCAACCGCGAGCAGATCCAGCCCTCGCCGCTGGTCTCGGCCGACGACTCGTGCCGGTACGTCTCGGGCCTGGCCCGGCTGGACGATCGACTGCTGATCATGCTCGACGTCGAGCGTCTCTTCCAGTTCGAGGAGCCGGTCGTCCCTTCGGCCGTCGGACCGACCTCCTAAGCGCAGCCGCGAACGACGGGCGACGTCCGCCCGTCGGGCCCAGCCTCCCCCCCATGTCTCGCGTATGGCGAGGTTGCAGATCCCCATGAAGCCCGAATCGCCCCATCACGACGCCGACGACCGCGCCCCGACCCCCGCGAATGGCGCCGAGGCGACCGCCCCCGAACTGAGAGCGAAGCCGGCGCCGCGTCCGACGCCGCCGCGGGCGACGGTTTCGAAGACGCGCCGGGCGATGGCCGCGGCCGCCCCCGCCGAGGCCGTCCATGCCGAAATCGTCGAGGAGCTGCGGGCCGACGCCCGGGCCCTGACCGCGACGCTCGCGGCCCTGGCGGGGGCCGAGACGATCGACGAGTCGGTCCGAGCGGTCCTCGACGTGGTCCGCGAGAAATTCGGCTGGACCTACGCGTCGTACTGGAAGCTCGACGCGACGGGACGGACGCTCGTTTATGAGTTCGACTCGGGGAGGATCTCCGAGGAGTTCGCCCGGCACTCGCGGTCGGCCCGGTTCCGCGAGGGGGAAGGGCTCATCGGCCAGGCCTGGCAGGCGCGCGACGTGGTGGTGATCGACGACCCGGCGGCGGCCCGCGACTGCGGCCGTTGCACGCTGGCCGCCCGCTCCGGGATCCGCACGGCGCTCGCCGTCCCCGTCGTGGTCGAGGGCCGCGTCGTCGCGACGATCGACTTCCTGACCACCCAGACGGCGGCGATCGGGCCCGAGCGTCGCGAGGTGATCCGGGCCATCGGCTGGATCGCGTCCGACAAGATCGCCAAGCTCGGCAAGCAGATGGAGCTGGTGCGCATCCGCCAGATGGTCGAGAACGCGCCGGTCAACATGATGTACGCCGACGCCGAGATGAACATCCAGTACATGAATCCGTGCGCCCGCAAGACGCTGGAGAAGCTGGAAGCGTATCTGCCGGTCAAGGTCGACCAGATGATCGGGGCCTCGATCGACGTTTTCCACAAAGACCCTTCGCACCAGCGTCGGATCCTTTCCGACGGCGCGACGCTTCCTCGGACCCGAACGATCAACGTCGGCCCGGAGCTGTTCGAGCTGCTGGTGACGCCCATGAAGGACCATGAAGGGCGCTACATGTTCCCGATGGTGACCTGGGAAGTCGTCACCGAGAAGGTGCGGAGCCAGGTGCGCGAGGCCGAGCTGCAGGCCGACGCCTCGGCGATGGTGCAGCTCCTCACCGCGCTGGGCGGCGCGACCACGGTCTCGGAGGCGGCCGAGGTGGCTCTGCGGACGGTCCGCGAGGCGTTCGGCTGGTGGTACGGCTCGTTCTGGGAGGTCGACCATTCCGACGGCCGGCTGCGCTGGGTCGCCGATTCCGGGTCGGTCGACGAGGAGTTCCGACGGGTCAGCACGGCGTCGCGATTCCGCGAGGGCGAGGGGTTCAACGGCCAGGCCTGGCAGACCCGCGACCTCGTCTTCGTGTCCGACCTCGGCGAGATGCGGGGCTGCTCGCGGGCCCCGGTGGCGAAGCGGAACGGGCTGAAGTCGGGCGTCTGCTTCCCGATTCTGGTCGACGGTCGGGTGATCGGCACCATGGACTTCTTCACCAAGGAAGAGGTCCAGCTCTCGACGAATCGGCTGGAGACCCTGCGGGGCGTCGGCCGGCAGGTCTCGATCTCGGTGGAACGGGTCGACAGGCAGGCCCAGATCGACCGCAGCAAGCGCGACCTGGAAGAGAAGGTCGGCCGCCTGATGGCGGCGGCCCGCGCCGCCGCCGAGGGCGACTTGACGACCACCATCGACGTCCAGGGGGACGACGACCTCGGCAGGCTGGGTCGGGCCCTGGCGCAGATGATCGCCGACCTCAAGGAGGTCATCGGCCAGGTCGTCGAGTCGGCGAGCCAGTTCGGGGAGGGATCGCGGGTGGTGGCCGAGAGCGCCAATTACCTCAGCGAATCGGCCCAGAACCAGGCGGCGACCGTCGAGGAGATGTCGGCCTCGGTCCAGCAGCTCTCGCAGGCGATCAACGATATCGACAAGAACGCGGTCGCGGCGGCCGGCCTGGCCGACAAGACGTCGCACCTGGCCAAGCAGGGCGGCGAGTCGGTCGAGCAGGCGATCGAGGCCATGGTCCTGATCAAGAAGTCGAGCGAGCAGGTCAGCGACATCATCCAGGTCATCAGCGAGATCGCCAGCCAGACGAACCTTCTCGCCCTCAACGCGGCGATCGAGGCGGCCCGGGCCGGCGAGCACGGCCTGGGGTTCGCCGTCGTGGCCGACGAGGTCCGCAAGCTCGCCGAGCGCTCCAGCGCCGCGGCCAAGGAGATCACCGCCCTGATCAAGGAGTCGACCCGACGCGTCGCCGACGGCGCCAGCCTGTCCGAGAAGGCCGGCGAGTCTCTGGCCCGGATCGTCCAGGGGGTCGAGGAGACCGCCGGCAGCATCGCCAAGATCGCCGGCGCCACGCGCGAGCAGTCGGAGGCGTCGAGCGAAGTCGAGAAGGCCATCCAGAACGTCTCCAGCCTCACCGAGACCAACGCCTCCAGCTCCGAGGAACTCTCTGCGAGCGCCGAAGAGCTGGGCGCGCAGGCGGCCTCGCTGAAGCAAGTTATCTCGGGGTTCAAGGTCTGAGCCGCCCCCGGAACGCCGTCCCCGCGAACCTTAGGTGCCTCCGATGGGAGTGGGATCATGCGGATCGCGTTCCGGGCCGTCCAGGGCTCCTTCGAAGACGACGGCGAGACCCTCGTCGCGGGCGTCGCCACGGGGGATGACTGTTTTGACGACGAAGGGTCCTATATCACCTTTCAGCGTGGTGCGGACTCGGCCCGGAGCCTCGAGGACTGGGAAGAGGACGGCCTCTATTTCGAGTACAAGGACCAGCTCTACGGCGGATACGGCCTGGTCGACGCGTGCCGGCTCGGCCGCGACCGACTGGCCATCGACCTGGCGACGCCGATGTCCGAGCTGGAGAACGTCGTCGGCTTCGACGTGGAGCTGGCGATCAACGACGAGAGTTACGAGAGTCTTCGCGACGGCCTGCTTCGGATCATCGAAGGGACCCGCGCGCGACTGATGGTCGAATGACGACGACGCCCGACCTTACCGGCATCTCAACCCCATGAATCTGATCGAGTTGACCGACGCCGAGTTCGCCAAGTATCGCGACCTGATCTACCGCGTGTCGGGGATCCGGATCGGCGAGAACAAGCGCGTCCTGATCTCGAATCGCGTCCGCCGCCGCCTGCGGGCCACCGGGATCGCCGGCTACTCCGCGTATTTCGACTTCATCCGCTCGGCGGCCGGCCAGGTCGAGATGCAGCCGTTCCTCGACGCCGTGACCACGAACGAGACCTACTTCTTCCGCGACGCCGCTCACTACCAGTGGCTCGCCGACGAGTTCCTCCCCGGGATGGTCCGCGAGGCCGCGGCGCGGCGACGGCCGCGCACGCTGCGGTTCTGGTCGGCCGCCTGCAGCACGGGCGAGGAGCCCTACTCGATGGCCCTGAAGGTCGCCGGCCGCAAGGGCGAGTTCGCCGGCTGGCGGGTGGAGATCGTGGGGACCGACCTGAGCGCCTCGGCCCTGACCGCCGCCCGCGCCGCGGTGTACGACGAGCGGGCCCTGCACCGCGTCGACCCGGC of the Paludisphaera mucosa genome contains:
- a CDS encoding Imm10 family immunity protein, whose amino-acid sequence is MRIAFRAVQGSFEDDGETLVAGVATGDDCFDDEGSYITFQRGADSARSLEDWEEDGLYFEYKDQLYGGYGLVDACRLGRDRLAIDLATPMSELENVVGFDVELAINDESYESLRDGLLRIIEGTRARLMVE
- a CDS encoding CheR family methyltransferase, whose product is MNLIELTDAEFAKYRDLIYRVSGIRIGENKRVLISNRVRRRLRATGIAGYSAYFDFIRSAAGQVEMQPFLDAVTTNETYFFRDAAHYQWLADEFLPGMVREAAARRRPRTLRFWSAACSTGEEPYSMALKVAGRKGEFAGWRVEIVGTDLSASALTAARAAVYDERALHRVDPADRKAFFDEAPAGRWTVKPEVRAMASFRSHNLLFPTGGEPFDCIFLKNVLIYFDAVSKQKVVDVILAALAKGGSLVIGPTEGIHGMLGGLEKLKPWLYRKGS
- a CDS encoding methyl-accepting chemotaxis protein: MKPESPHHDADDRAPTPANGAEATAPELRAKPAPRPTPPRATVSKTRRAMAAAAPAEAVHAEIVEELRADARALTATLAALAGAETIDESVRAVLDVVREKFGWTYASYWKLDATGRTLVYEFDSGRISEEFARHSRSARFREGEGLIGQAWQARDVVVIDDPAAARDCGRCTLAARSGIRTALAVPVVVEGRVVATIDFLTTQTAAIGPERREVIRAIGWIASDKIAKLGKQMELVRIRQMVENAPVNMMYADAEMNIQYMNPCARKTLEKLEAYLPVKVDQMIGASIDVFHKDPSHQRRILSDGATLPRTRTINVGPELFELLVTPMKDHEGRYMFPMVTWEVVTEKVRSQVREAELQADASAMVQLLTALGGATTVSEAAEVALRTVREAFGWWYGSFWEVDHSDGRLRWVADSGSVDEEFRRVSTASRFREGEGFNGQAWQTRDLVFVSDLGEMRGCSRAPVAKRNGLKSGVCFPILVDGRVIGTMDFFTKEEVQLSTNRLETLRGVGRQVSISVERVDRQAQIDRSKRDLEEKVGRLMAAARAAAEGDLTTTIDVQGDDDLGRLGRALAQMIADLKEVIGQVVESASQFGEGSRVVAESANYLSESAQNQAATVEEMSASVQQLSQAINDIDKNAVAAAGLADKTSHLAKQGGESVEQAIEAMVLIKKSSEQVSDIIQVISEIASQTNLLALNAAIEAARAGEHGLGFAVVADEVRKLAERSSAAAKEITALIKESTRRVADGASLSEKAGESLARIVQGVEETAGSIAKIAGATREQSEASSEVEKAIQNVSSLTETNASSSEELSASAEELGAQAASLKQVISGFKV